A stretch of the Pelmatolapia mariae isolate MD_Pm_ZW linkage group LG23, Pm_UMD_F_2, whole genome shotgun sequence genome encodes the following:
- the LOC134620415 gene encoding CD276 antigen homolog isoform X2, with amino-acid sequence MNSLMSLTVFLLWNLSVASSQPVTGFIGGEVLLPCVYSGKLSKQVNAFWRDKNDNVVLDIVNGKEDKIVQSPKFKDRVFSFKDQYETGNLSILIKGLRADDAGPYECDIPKVEHQTKMTLKLTEKPAVKITTPRPLPPVTALPRGAAVTSSLHHLTLLCPALFVLFFS; translated from the exons ATGAACAGTTTAATGAG CCTGACGGTGTTCCTGCTGTGGAATCTGAGCGTGG CCAGCAGCCAGCCTGTGACCGGCTTCATCGGGGGTGAGGTCCTGCTCCCCTGCGTCTACTCTGGAAAGCTGTCCAAGCAGGTCAACGCCTTCTGGAGGGACAAGAATGACAATGTTGTGTTGGACATTGTCAACGGTAAAGAGGATAAAATAGTCCAAAGTCCAAAGTTCAAAGATCGCGTGTTCAGCTTCAAAGACCAATACGAGACTGGAAACCTCTCCATCCTCATAAAGGGCCTGAGGGCAGACGACGCCGGCCCGTATGAGTGTGACATCCCCAAAGTGGAGCATCAGACCAAGATGACTCTGAAACTCACAG AGAAGCCCGCCGTTAAAATAACAACTCCACGTCCTTTGCCTCCTGTGACTGCTTTGCCTCGGGGTGCAGCGGTAACCTCCTCCCTCCACCACCTGACTCTCCTctgtcctgctctgtttgtgcttttcttctCTTGA
- the LOC134620415 gene encoding CD276 antigen homolog isoform X1, which yields MVFSLMSGSCRICDSLTVFLLWNLSVASSQPVTGFIGGEVLLPCVYSGKLSKQVNAFWRDKNDNVVLDIVNGKEDKIVQSPKFKDRVFSFKDQYETGNLSILIKGLRADDAGPYECDIPKVEHQTKMTLKLTEKPAVKITTPRPLPPVTALPRGAAVTSSLHHLTLLCPALFVLFFS from the exons ATGGTGTTTTCACTGATGTCAGGCAGTTGCAGAATATGTGACAG CCTGACGGTGTTCCTGCTGTGGAATCTGAGCGTGG CCAGCAGCCAGCCTGTGACCGGCTTCATCGGGGGTGAGGTCCTGCTCCCCTGCGTCTACTCTGGAAAGCTGTCCAAGCAGGTCAACGCCTTCTGGAGGGACAAGAATGACAATGTTGTGTTGGACATTGTCAACGGTAAAGAGGATAAAATAGTCCAAAGTCCAAAGTTCAAAGATCGCGTGTTCAGCTTCAAAGACCAATACGAGACTGGAAACCTCTCCATCCTCATAAAGGGCCTGAGGGCAGACGACGCCGGCCCGTATGAGTGTGACATCCCCAAAGTGGAGCATCAGACCAAGATGACTCTGAAACTCACAG AGAAGCCCGCCGTTAAAATAACAACTCCACGTCCTTTGCCTCCTGTGACTGCTTTGCCTCGGGGTGCAGCGGTAACCTCCTCCCTCCACCACCTGACTCTCCTctgtcctgctctgtttgtgcttttcttctCTTGA